CGGGCATTTTCCGACAATTTGCGGTGGAGCGATTTGGGAACTCTCAAGACAAATTTGCCGCTGTAGGATTCCGGCTCGGGGATGGCGATACCTCTGTTCAGCGCGGTAGTCAACCAGGCTTCCATGGCGTCACGGCTCTTGCCGGCAACTTCCTCCATGCTTTCACCCGGAGTCATACATCCTTTCAGCTCCTCTACTCGGGCCAAAAAGCCGCCTTCGGCTTCGGCCTGGATGTGGATGTTGTAAGGCAGGGCCAGGTAATAGGAGACGTTTTTCTTTTCCATGGCTTATTCCTCCAAACCAAGCATTTCAATAATCATCTGCAAATATGTTCTTTTAACAACGTGGTTGTGAACCGGAACCGTCATCTGAAGGTCCCCTTTAAAGAATACAAAGTGGCTTCCTTTCTGATTCTTTTTGTCCAACGTAAACCCAAAATGCTCTAAAATCACTTTTACCTCATCAAAACGCATATCGACAGGTTTGCGCAAAAACCGTTCAATCAATTTCTCCTTTTTTGACATGCGTAACTAAGTAGTACTATATTTAATACTATTTGTCAACAATTCGCATGTTTAATTTTTATTTTCTTTCAAACAATTGAGCCAGAAACTGGGTATTCGATTCCTTAGCTCGGGACAATGGTTCAACAAGGGGTTTAAACCCCTTGTTTAGAGGTGATTAAGAATCAGTAGTAACAGTTCGCAACCGACGACTCTAACGACGATTCAGGAAAATGAACCTTACCGCCCGAACAAAGTAATTAAAAGATCGGTTGTTTCATTTACGATCTGCATCGGTAGTTTTTTGATCAACGCCGCGTCCCGCACTTGCCAGTCGAGGCTCTTGACCTGGTCGGCCAGGACCACACCGTTGACAGGCAAGCCCGCCGGCAGTTTCACCTCGAACGGGTAGCCTTTGACCTGGCTGGTGATCGGACAAAAGATGGCCAGGCCGGTCTTGCGATTGTACTCTTCGGGCGAGAGCACCAGGGCAGGGCGGCGTCCCGCCTGTTCATGCCCCGATTGCGGATTGAAATTCAGCCAAATAGCATCACCCCGGCGCGGGATATAAACCGGTTTCACCAGACCTCTTTGCCGATAGCCGGATCGGTCTCTATGGCTTCATGGCAATTTTTTTCATTTATCAAGGCCAACAGTTCTTTTAACGCAAGTTTTTTAGTCTTTTTGGTCTTGACGATCAGAACAGAATTAGCGACACGCATTTCCACCGAAGTGGCTTCCTCAATACCCAATTCCTTGCTGAAGACCCTGGGTATGCGCAAGGCCAAGCTGTTTCCCCATTTCTGGATCGTGGCACGCATGTTTTTCTCCTTGATGTATAAACAATGTATATACTAACAAATTTGAAATGTCAAGTAAAACCGGACGACCAATGTTTTTCCCTTGTCTAATATTCCTTCATTCTGCTTCTTGCCCGCGTTTATTTGTACAATTCCGCATGGCTACCGGAACGGACCAGGATCAGGCGACCCGGTTCCAAACGGTAAATTAGCAGCCAGTCGGGACGGATATGGCAATCCCTGTGACCCAGACATTCTCCGGAAAGGGGATGGTCATGGTATTTTTCGGGTAAAGGCTTTTCGCCCGCCAACATTTCGATTACGGCAAGCAATTCGTCTATATTGAACCGGCCTAACGGGCCAATTTTTTTAAATCGCTCTTGAAGCGAGAAGTTTGAACTATTTCCCGCATTCAGCGCGCTTCCAGTTTTTCTTTAAAGCACCCAAAGTGATGCGTTCAACCTTGCCTTTACGGGCCGCTTCCATGGCTGCGATAGTATGTTTATTGGGAGTTTTTACCTTGAAAGGCAAAGCATTTTCAGCTATCACCTGAAAGAGAAAGAGGCGGATCCCATCGCTCAAGGTAATGCCCATTGCACGGAGGATTCTATCCGCTTCCAACTTCACGATTGGATCAATCCTGGAACGGACCACGCTGTCAGCCATTTTTTTTACCTCATCCTTTCAATGTAGCTACAATGTAGCTCAAATAGAATATAGTGCATTTTGTCTTTCCCGTCAACAAAAAAAATTCCTTGATAAAATGAGAAAGAGAAGTGACAGGTCTTGTCCCCTTTGTAGTGACAGGTCGCGACCTGTCACTACCGAAATTGGAATCGTCTGACATTGACCGCTAATCTGTCCATTTGTATCCATAAACAGAAAAACTTAGCGGCTTAGGCAGCATTTGACGACTAGGGCCTTTGCATGGTATAGTATTTTTTCATCAGGAAGAAGAATCCCAGAGAGATAATAAACCGTTTCCCTTTTATAGTGGTTGCGTTTTATGGTTGCGTTTTTCCAATGTGAGCGACCGTTTTCTGGCCTGAGCCTTTTAAACGGCGCCCCCTTCCTCATGCAAAAGGAAAACGACCATGCTAAAAAAGAATTTTGCCGATTTCGCCCTTTCCCACGAGATGAGCAAGGCCATCAGCGAGATGGGTTTCGAGGAGGCCACGCCGATCCAGTCCCTGGCCATCGGCCCGATCCTGGCCGGCGCCGACATCATCGGCCAGGCCCAGACCGGCACCGGGAAAACGGCCGCTTTCGGCATCCCGATCATCGAGCGCCTCGAATCTCATCAGAAAAAAGTGCAGGCCCTGATCCTGTGCCCGACCCGGGAATTGGCCGTGCAGATCGCCGAGGAGCTGAAGCTGCTCGGCAAGCACAAGCGGGACATCCGCATCCTGCCGGTCTACGGCGGCCAGCCTATCGAGCGCCAGATCGCCGCCCTGCAGCGGGGCGTCCAGGTGGTGGTCGGCACGCCCGGCCGCGTCCGCGACCATATGGAGCGCAAGACCCTGAAACTTGACCAGGTGCGCACAGCGGTGCTCGATGAAGCCGACGAGATGCTCGACATGGGCTTCGTCGACGAGATGAAATTCATCCTCGGCGCCATCGAGGCGCCGCACCAGACCCTGCTCTTCTCGGCCACCATACCCAAGGCGATCCTGTCCTTGAGCAAGGCTTTTCAAAACCAGCCCGAGCTGATCCGGGTGGTGCACGAGGACCTGACCGTTCCCGGCGTCGAGCAGACCTATTTCGAGGTCAAGGAATTCCAGAAGACCGAGATCCTGGCGCGGCTGATCGACATCCACGACCTGAAGCGGGCGCTGATCTTCTGCAACACCAAGATCCGCGTCGACGAACTGGTCGAAAGGCTGCAGGCGCGCGGCTACGCGGCCAGCGGCCTGCACGGCGACATGAAGCAGACCTTCCGCGACCGGGTCATGGGCCAGTTCCGCGGCGGGCGGCTGGAGATCCTGGTGGCCACCGACGTCACCGCCCGCGGCCTCGACATCAACGACATCGAAGTGGTGGTCAACTACGACGTCCCGCGCGACGAGGAGTATTACGTCCACCGCATCGGGCGCACGGCCAGGGCCGGCAAGAGCGGCCGCGCCTTCACCTTCGTGGCCGGCCGGGAAATGGCCAAGCTGGCCGAGATCCAACGATTCGCCAAGACGCGCATCCGCCGCCAGCGCCTGCCGTCGTCCGATGACGTCGAGGAGATCCGCAACAGCGCCGTACTGGAAAAGGTCCGCCGGATCATGGAAAGCGAACCAACGAAAAAATATGTCGCCATGGTCGAAAAGCTGACCGAGGACGACCATTCCTCCCTCGACCTGGCCTCGGCCCTGCTGAAGATGGTCATGGAAAAAGACGGCAAGGCTGTCAGCGAGGTTGCCCCCAAGGAACCGCTGCCACGTCTCGACGAGGGCGAGACGGCCCGGCTGATGATCAAGCTGGGCAAAAAACAGGGCGTCCGCCCCGGCGACATCGTCGGCGCCATCACCGGCGAAACCGACCTGGTCGGCCGCCAGATCGGCGCCATCGAGATCCATGACGACTTCAGCCTGGTCGACGTGCCGCAGGCCCTGGCGGCGTCGGTGATCGAAGTCATGAGCCGCTGCCAGATCAAGGGCCACCGGGTCTTCATCAAGCCGGCCAAGGACAAGGACGGCAAAAAGAAGGACAAATAATGATCGCGGAACGCAACGGCGTGTAGCGATCCTTGTGATCGCCCAATTGTTCAATCTTTGCGTAGGGGCAGGCTTCCGTGCCTGCCCTTTTGATTCAAAAAATGAAATCATTCTGAAAAACACAGGGCGGACACAGAGGTCCGCCCCTACGATTCGATCAATAACTCCACCACAGCGTCAGCACCGCGCAGACCAGGGTGATGGCCACGGCGATGACGAAGGTAACGGGAATGACCTTGGTCTCCTCGCCGATGCGGTCGATGCTGGCCGCGGCATTCTGCAGCTTGGCCGGCGAGATGACGCTGGCCAGCCCGCCGCCGATGCCCGAGGCGGCGGCGATGAGGATGCCGTAAGCGCCGATCTTTTCGGCCGTAGCCAGGTGCAGCTTGGTCAGCATGGCGATCGAAGAGGCCTCGGAGCCGCTGACAAAGCCGCCGAGCAGCCCGATGAACGGGGCGATGATCGGGTAGAATTTTCCGAA
This portion of the Candidatus Aminicenantes bacterium genome encodes:
- a CDS encoding toxin-antitoxin system HicB family antitoxin codes for the protein MEKKNVSYYLALPYNIHIQAEAEGGFLARVEELKGCMTPGESMEEVAGKSRDAMEAWLTTALNRGIAIPEPESYSGKFVLRVPKSLHRKLSENAR
- a CDS encoding type II toxin-antitoxin system HicA family toxin, translating into MSKKEKLIERFLRKPVDMRFDEVKVILEHFGFTLDKKNQKGSHFVFFKGDLQMTVPVHNHVVKRTYLQMIIEMLGLEE
- the mazF gene encoding endoribonuclease MazF, with the protein product MVKPVYIPRRGDAIWLNFNPQSGHEQAGRRPALVLSPEEYNRKTGLAIFCPITSQVKGYPFEVKLPAGLPVNGVVLADQVKSLDWQVRDAALIKKLPMQIVNETTDLLITLFGR
- a CDS encoding AbrB/MazE/SpoVT family DNA-binding domain-containing protein, producing MRATIQKWGNSLALRIPRVFSKELGIEEATSVEMRVANSVLIVKTKKTKKLALKELLALINEKNCHEAIETDPAIGKEVW
- a CDS encoding type II toxin-antitoxin system YafQ family toxin, which gives rise to MLAVIEMLAGEKPLPEKYHDHPLSGECLGHRDCHIRPDWLLIYRLEPGRLILVRSGSHAELYK
- a CDS encoding type II toxin-antitoxin system RelB/DinJ family antitoxin, which translates into the protein MADSVVRSRIDPIVKLEADRILRAMGITLSDGIRLFLFQVIAENALPFKVKTPNKHTIAAMEAARKGKVERITLGALKKNWKRAECGK
- a CDS encoding DEAD/DEAH box helicase; its protein translation is MLKKNFADFALSHEMSKAISEMGFEEATPIQSLAIGPILAGADIIGQAQTGTGKTAAFGIPIIERLESHQKKVQALILCPTRELAVQIAEELKLLGKHKRDIRILPVYGGQPIERQIAALQRGVQVVVGTPGRVRDHMERKTLKLDQVRTAVLDEADEMLDMGFVDEMKFILGAIEAPHQTLLFSATIPKAILSLSKAFQNQPELIRVVHEDLTVPGVEQTYFEVKEFQKTEILARLIDIHDLKRALIFCNTKIRVDELVERLQARGYAASGLHGDMKQTFRDRVMGQFRGGRLEILVATDVTARGLDINDIEVVVNYDVPRDEEYYVHRIGRTARAGKSGRAFTFVAGREMAKLAEIQRFAKTRIRRQRLPSSDDVEEIRNSAVLEKVRRIMESEPTKKYVAMVEKLTEDDHSSLDLASALLKMVMEKDGKAVSEVAPKEPLPRLDEGETARLMIKLGKKQGVRPGDIVGAITGETDLVGRQIGAIEIHDDFSLVDVPQALAASVIEVMSRCQIKGHRVFIKPAKDKDGKKKDK